From Actinomyces sp. oral taxon 171 str. F0337, one genomic window encodes:
- a CDS encoding DUF6912 family protein gives MRIYLPATAAHLRASVLGSSHEPLAAHAATPALAHALPEEDEEGLEVSASLCAADASLVLLAEPEAAGLADRRIVIAADVDAENVRELAVEGDVLPGTIEVTGEIAWDDVAALLVDEPEADADVRAARLGDEDAFERAAEADLLWYDVTEREALAESLGV, from the coding sequence ATGCGCATCTACCTGCCCGCCACCGCCGCACACCTGCGCGCAAGCGTCCTCGGCTCCTCGCACGAGCCGCTCGCGGCTCACGCCGCCACCCCTGCGCTCGCCCACGCTCTGCCCGAGGAGGATGAGGAGGGACTGGAGGTCTCCGCCTCACTGTGCGCCGCCGATGCCTCTCTCGTTCTGCTGGCCGAGCCCGAGGCTGCGGGGCTGGCCGACCGGCGCATCGTCATCGCGGCGGATGTCGACGCCGAGAACGTGCGCGAGCTTGCCGTGGAGGGCGATGTCCTGCCCGGCACGATCGAGGTCACCGGCGAGATCGCCTGGGATGACGTCGCAGCCCTGCTCGTGGACGAGCCGGAGGCGGACGCCGATGTGCGAGCCGCCAGACTCGGCGACGAGGACGCCTTCGAGCGTGCCGCCGAGGCCGACCTGCTCTGGTACGACGTCACGGAGCGAGAGGCGCTTGCCGAGAGTCTTGGAGTCTGA
- the rplL gene encoding 50S ribosomal protein L7/L12, translating to MAKLTTEELIEQFKELTLIELSEFVKAFEETFDVTAAAPAAVAVAAAPGAAGDEAAAEEKDEFDVILEAAGDKKIQVIKEVRALTSLGLKEAKELVDGAPKPVLEGANKEAAEKAKEQLEGAGATVTLK from the coding sequence ATGGCGAAGCTGACCACCGAAGAGCTCATCGAGCAGTTCAAGGAGCTCACCCTCATCGAGCTGTCCGAGTTCGTCAAGGCCTTCGAGGAGACCTTCGACGTTACCGCCGCCGCCCCGGCCGCCGTGGCCGTTGCCGCTGCCCCCGGCGCTGCCGGTGACGAGGCCGCCGCCGAGGAGAAGGACGAGTTCGACGTCATTCTCGAGGCCGCCGGTGACAAGAAGATCCAGGTCATCAAGGAGGTGCGTGCCCTGACCTCCCTCGGCCTGAAGGAGGCCAAGGAGCTCGTCGACGGCGCTCCCAAGCCCGTCCTCGAGGGCGCCAACAAGGAGGCCGCCGAGAAGGCCAAGGAGCAGCTCGAGGGCGCCGGCGCCACCGTCACCCTCAAGTGA
- a CDS encoding LysM peptidoglycan-binding domain-containing protein, with amino-acid sequence MEDDMRAHQRLVLLAGASGAVLILLGHMAHRAAEQLLEVPPQSWGLSELSDAIVAGTCAFGTLGALWHVISALLALMTLPRADGPGSLRRGGASALAARLLEAWGAPAVRRITASALLVSLSSAPALAAEGTAGGDDLGWHPTSSAPASPPSQSSTPSPQADQPAPEATAGTGASQSRSESSTASAEQAPSTGSSASDRSSQSAEPPSPSSSRAQSSAGPAPQTSSTPTYTVVPGESLWSITARLLPAGSGPEQIAQAWPVLYRANSDVVGADPSLIRPGTVLSVPDSLSAPSTTTGGQAPSR; translated from the coding sequence ATGGAGGATGACATGCGGGCTCATCAACGGCTGGTGCTACTGGCCGGAGCGTCAGGGGCTGTCCTGATACTTCTGGGACACATGGCCCACCGCGCCGCGGAGCAGCTCCTGGAGGTCCCGCCGCAGTCCTGGGGTCTGAGCGAGCTGTCCGACGCCATCGTCGCCGGGACCTGCGCATTCGGAACCCTGGGGGCCTTGTGGCACGTGATCTCAGCCCTCCTGGCACTCATGACGCTTCCCAGGGCGGACGGGCCCGGATCCCTCCGTCGAGGCGGCGCCTCCGCACTGGCGGCCAGGCTTCTCGAGGCCTGGGGAGCACCCGCGGTCAGGCGCATCACCGCTTCCGCACTGCTCGTCTCCCTGTCCTCGGCGCCGGCACTGGCCGCCGAGGGGACCGCCGGCGGGGACGACCTCGGATGGCACCCCACCAGCTCGGCGCCCGCCTCCCCACCGTCGCAGTCCTCGACGCCGTCGCCTCAAGCCGACCAACCGGCTCCGGAGGCGACTGCCGGGACGGGAGCCTCCCAGTCCCGGTCCGAGAGCTCCACGGCTTCAGCCGAGCAGGCCCCTTCGACCGGCTCCAGCGCCTCGGACCGCTCGAGCCAGTCAGCGGAGCCGCCCTCACCGAGCAGCTCCCGGGCGCAGTCCTCCGCCGGCCCCGCCCCCCAGACCTCGTCGACACCCACCTACACCGTCGTGCCCGGCGAGAGCCTGTGGTCGATCACCGCCCGCCTTCTGCCCGCCGGATCCGGCCCCGAACAGATCGCGCAGGCCTGGCCGGTCCTGTATCGCGCCAACTCCGACGTCGTCGGCGCCGACCCGTCACTGATCCGGCCCGGCACGGTCCTGAGTGTCCCGGACTCCCTGTCAGCACCGAGCACGACGACAGGAGGCCAGGCGCCATCACGATGA
- a CDS encoding helix-turn-helix domain-containing protein, translating to MSTRFLTIADVAEQLQLSAQAVRALIRTGDLPAIQVGARKLWRIEDQALEDYIQRQLASTRAMVAAGWSEDEEP from the coding sequence ATGAGCACACGATTCCTGACCATCGCCGACGTCGCCGAGCAGCTTCAGCTGTCCGCCCAGGCCGTGCGCGCTCTCATCCGTACCGGCGACCTTCCGGCCATTCAGGTCGGCGCCCGCAAGCTCTGGCGCATTGAGGATCAGGCCCTGGAGGACTACATCCAGCGCCAGCTCGCCTCGACCAGGGCCATGGTCGCGGCGGGCTGGAGCGAGGACGAGGAGCCCTGA
- a CDS encoding AAA family ATPase yields the protein MSVPGAGVLLALSGDDADILRVLSQAGSGLCVVRRCADLPELLSAGMAGLATFALLDTGFDEIDRTVLDRLARAGLSGLLLVDDCEEERWRSAGWPVLRRDTDPSRICSVMQDLVRRGAPSGGSSQGTGPASAAVSETVTGPVAVDTDWLSAATPASTGSNAAAQETAWLEELWRQSPGSPGDGMVPSQPSWFSGGAGTGGISGQNRRRGPEPTAMSPADDGRRGRIVLVWGPHGSPGRSTVSASLAHGLAASGGAILVDADVEAPSLVQLLGMPEDSSALAGAARLATHGRLDAESFQRVLAPVGGGLSLLGGLGRSGRWRELPPASMTEVWLQCRRAAAWTVVDVAGGPVDDDVDDFTLEPGRGAVTADLVSHADVILVVGGADPVGVRRLLQLLDEVGSSMSPTGRVEVIINRVRASAAGPSPQHALREALARFGGLEDIVLLPDDAATADACLLRGCAVLEGAPTSALGKALSALVDRIDPQAAAARKARSPRRSLLRRSKKRDGHRDPADQVPSTRGRNRSTARSAGARRRRKGGGGGRAVGERLPAPQAPGGPARTSQQPLQAPPPAIQPVNQPVNHPPGRPQGPSPSRSPIIPPAQSSPPAQSPPPAQGSVPGSPCRPSATPWSGEGRASGAGSSPGAVRGPQAGRAPGGNDDRGSGDPPSVPPGTGRHRY from the coding sequence GTGAGTGTCCCAGGAGCCGGAGTCCTCCTGGCTCTCAGCGGTGACGACGCAGACATCCTGCGTGTGCTGAGCCAGGCGGGAAGCGGACTGTGCGTCGTACGCAGATGCGCCGACCTGCCCGAGCTGCTCTCAGCGGGCATGGCCGGACTGGCAACCTTCGCCCTCCTGGACACCGGCTTCGACGAGATCGACCGCACCGTCCTGGACCGACTCGCGCGCGCCGGCCTGAGCGGGCTGCTCCTGGTCGATGACTGCGAGGAGGAGCGCTGGCGCAGCGCGGGTTGGCCGGTTCTCAGGCGCGATACGGATCCCAGCCGCATCTGCTCGGTCATGCAGGACCTCGTGCGTCGCGGCGCGCCCTCCGGCGGATCATCCCAGGGGACGGGACCGGCCAGCGCTGCAGTGTCGGAGACCGTGACTGGGCCGGTGGCCGTGGACACCGACTGGTTGAGCGCTGCCACCCCCGCTTCTACGGGCTCGAATGCGGCCGCCCAGGAGACCGCCTGGCTCGAAGAGCTGTGGCGCCAGTCGCCCGGCTCCCCAGGAGACGGAATGGTGCCGTCGCAGCCGTCCTGGTTCTCCGGTGGTGCTGGGACCGGTGGCATCTCCGGACAGAACCGGCGGCGCGGCCCGGAGCCGACTGCGATGAGCCCGGCGGACGACGGGCGCCGGGGGAGAATCGTCCTGGTATGGGGGCCCCATGGATCTCCCGGACGCTCAACGGTCTCCGCCTCCCTCGCCCACGGTCTGGCCGCTTCCGGCGGTGCGATCCTCGTGGACGCCGACGTCGAGGCGCCCAGCCTCGTGCAGCTCCTCGGCATGCCGGAGGACTCCTCGGCTCTGGCCGGGGCGGCCCGTCTGGCCACCCACGGCCGGCTTGACGCCGAGAGCTTTCAACGGGTCCTGGCGCCGGTGGGTGGCGGGCTCTCCCTGCTGGGCGGCCTGGGGCGATCCGGGCGCTGGCGCGAGCTGCCACCGGCCTCGATGACCGAGGTCTGGCTGCAGTGCCGTCGGGCCGCGGCCTGGACCGTCGTCGACGTCGCCGGCGGGCCAGTCGATGATGATGTCGACGACTTCACCCTGGAGCCCGGGCGCGGGGCCGTGACCGCCGACCTGGTATCGCATGCCGATGTGATTCTGGTCGTCGGCGGGGCGGACCCCGTCGGGGTGCGTCGTCTGCTCCAGCTTCTCGACGAGGTGGGGTCCTCCATGAGCCCCACCGGTCGGGTCGAGGTCATCATCAACCGGGTGCGTGCCTCGGCCGCAGGTCCTTCCCCCCAGCATGCTCTGCGAGAGGCGCTGGCGCGTTTCGGCGGGCTGGAGGACATTGTGCTCCTGCCCGACGACGCGGCAACGGCTGATGCCTGCCTGCTCCGGGGGTGCGCCGTCCTGGAAGGGGCGCCCACCAGTGCGCTGGGCAAGGCCCTGAGCGCACTGGTCGACCGGATCGATCCGCAGGCGGCAGCGGCTCGCAAGGCCCGTTCCCCTCGTCGTTCCCTGCTGCGGCGCTCGAAGAAGCGTGACGGGCACCGAGACCCCGCGGACCAGGTCCCAAGCACCAGAGGTAGAAACCGTTCGACCGCGCGCAGCGCAGGTGCGAGGCGTCGTCGCAAAGGCGGGGGCGGGGGACGAGCGGTTGGCGAGCGTCTACCGGCTCCCCAGGCGCCAGGTGGGCCCGCGCGCACCTCGCAGCAGCCGCTCCAGGCTCCACCGCCTGCGATTCAGCCAGTGAATCAGCCTGTGAATCATCCACCGGGGCGGCCGCAGGGACCGTCCCCGAGCCGCTCTCCGATCATTCCACCGGCTCAGTCATCGCCACCGGCTCAGTCGCCGCCACCGGCTCAGGGATCGGTCCCCGGTTCACCGTGCCGGCCCTCGGCGACGCCGTGGTCCGGTGAGGGGAGGGCATCGGGTGCGGGAAGCTCCCCAGGAGCGGTGCGAGGCCCGCAGGCCGGCCGCGCCCCGGGCGGGAACGACGATCGGGGCTCGGGTGACCCTCCGTCGGTGCCACCGGGAACCGGGCGACACCGCTACTGA
- a CDS encoding Rv3235 family protein, whose product MTATTRTTQPVHRKTGPQRRSRPAPSHPTPTRAVPQKPSRPANSSGSVTQGGSLTRQPSTGTDASRTAAIVVTAASEVLAGLRPVDHLVRWTSPSLFEAIARRAGLAARILGRQASPRRPRIRSVRTELTMSGACEATVLLEEGNRVRAAAARLELLRERWILTSLEMA is encoded by the coding sequence ATGACCGCCACCACCCGAACCACTCAGCCCGTGCACCGCAAGACCGGCCCGCAACGCCGCAGCCGCCCCGCACCGAGTCACCCGACGCCGACTCGTGCCGTTCCGCAGAAGCCCTCCAGGCCGGCGAACAGCTCGGGATCCGTCACACAGGGGGGCTCTCTGACAAGACAGCCGAGCACCGGCACCGACGCCTCACGCACGGCCGCGATCGTGGTGACTGCCGCCAGCGAGGTCCTGGCCGGACTGCGACCCGTGGACCACCTGGTCCGCTGGACGAGCCCCTCCCTGTTCGAGGCCATCGCCCGCCGAGCAGGCCTGGCCGCACGGATCCTCGGGCGCCAGGCGAGCCCGCGAAGACCACGCATCCGCAGCGTACGCACCGAGCTGACGATGTCGGGGGCCTGCGAGGCAACCGTTCTCCTGGAGGAGGGAAACCGGGTCCGGGCCGCGGCGGCACGCCTGGAGCTGTTGCGCGAACGCTGGATCCTCACCAGCCTGGAGATGGCGTGA
- the rpoB gene encoding DNA-directed RNA polymerase subunit beta — protein sequence MAASRTSAPTAADIAARTASRRINFAKIAEPMQAPNLLALQTESFDWLVGNERWRERMTAANKAHPGSLPETSGLEEIFDEISPIEDFGETMALSFHDHRFEEPKYTAEECQEKDLTYSAPLYVVADFENFSTGEIKSQTVFMGDFPLMTDKGTFIVNGSERVVVSQLVRSPGVYFERTTEKATDKYVYNVKFIPSRGAWLEFEIDKSDRVAVRIDRKRKQDVTVFLLALGMDESEIRKEFADFPALTSALDEDRKITTQDEALLDIYKKIRPGEPPSVEAGRTLLENFYFNPKRYDLAKVGRYKINKKLGLASDLTESTLRIEDIVAALRYLLALHAGAETVEGVRDGEITEIAVEYDDIDHLGNRRIRAVGELIQAQVRTGMSRMERQVRERMTTQDVEAITPNTLINIRPVTAAIKEFFGTSQLSQFMDQNNPLAGLTHKRRLSALGPGGLSRERASMEVRDVHTSHYGRMCPIESPEGPNIGLIGSLATFGRINPFGFVETPYRVVVDGRVTDETHYLTADDEDRHVIAQANVTLTEDGHFAEDHVLCRVTGGEPALVPSSQVDLMDVSPRQMVSVGTSLIPFLEHDDANRALMGANMQRQAVPLIRPDAPLVGTGMERRTAVDAGDVLVADKAGVVTEVCADFVRVANDDGTENVYKVAKFRRSNQGNCYNQRVVAAEGERVEVGSVLADGPATNEGDLALGQNLLVAFMTWEGLNYEDAIIISQRVVAEDMLTSIHIEEHEVDARDTKLGAEEITRDIPNVSEETLANLDERGIIRIGAEVRSGDILVGKVTPKGETELTSEERLLRAIFGEKAREVRDTSLRVPHGEYGIVTGVREIDAASDDAELPAGVNRMVRVYIAQRRKITVGDKLSGRHGNKGVISKILPVEDMPFLADGTPVDVILNPLGVPSRMNVGQVLELHLGWVASRGWDATAAHEAGEAWTANLPENGIKAEPRTPVATPVFDGVRDNELMGLLNSTLPTSDGLQLVEPNGKARLFDGRSGEPFPYPISVGYMYILKLHHLVDDKIHARSTGPYSMITQQPLGGKAQFGGQRFGEMEVWAMEAYGAAHALQELLTVKSDDVNGRVKVYEAIVKGEDIPEPGIPESFKVLMKEMQSLCLNVEALDAEGVAIALDDTDDDGSRAAEELGFDLGRRPGGAMASTVDEI from the coding sequence TTGGCTGCCTCGCGCACCTCCGCACCCACTGCTGCTGACATCGCCGCCCGTACCGCGTCGCGTCGTATCAACTTTGCCAAGATCGCTGAGCCCATGCAGGCTCCGAATCTGCTTGCCCTTCAGACCGAGAGCTTCGACTGGCTCGTCGGTAACGAGAGGTGGCGCGAGCGGATGACCGCCGCCAACAAGGCGCACCCGGGCTCCCTGCCCGAGACCTCCGGTCTGGAGGAGATCTTCGACGAGATCTCCCCGATCGAGGACTTCGGGGAGACCATGGCCCTGTCCTTCCACGACCACCGCTTCGAGGAGCCGAAGTACACGGCCGAGGAGTGCCAGGAGAAGGACCTCACCTACTCCGCCCCCCTCTATGTGGTGGCGGACTTCGAGAACTTCTCCACCGGTGAGATCAAGTCCCAGACGGTCTTCATGGGCGACTTCCCGCTCATGACCGACAAGGGCACCTTCATCGTCAACGGCTCCGAGCGCGTCGTCGTCTCCCAGCTCGTGCGCTCGCCCGGCGTGTACTTCGAGCGCACCACCGAGAAGGCCACGGACAAGTACGTCTACAACGTCAAGTTCATCCCCTCGCGCGGTGCCTGGCTCGAGTTCGAGATCGACAAGTCCGACCGCGTCGCGGTGCGCATCGACCGCAAGCGCAAGCAGGACGTCACCGTCTTCCTGCTGGCCCTGGGCATGGACGAGTCGGAGATCCGCAAGGAGTTCGCCGACTTCCCGGCCCTGACCTCCGCCCTGGACGAGGACCGCAAGATCACCACCCAGGACGAGGCGCTCCTGGACATCTACAAGAAGATCCGCCCCGGTGAGCCGCCGAGCGTCGAGGCCGGGCGCACCCTGCTGGAGAACTTCTACTTCAACCCCAAGCGCTACGACCTGGCCAAGGTCGGCCGCTACAAGATCAACAAGAAGCTGGGCCTGGCCTCGGACCTGACCGAGTCGACCCTGCGGATCGAGGACATCGTCGCGGCCCTGCGCTACCTGCTGGCCCTGCACGCCGGCGCCGAGACCGTTGAGGGTGTGCGTGACGGCGAGATCACCGAGATCGCCGTCGAGTACGACGACATCGACCACCTGGGCAACCGCCGCATCCGCGCGGTGGGCGAGCTCATCCAGGCGCAGGTGCGCACCGGTATGAGCCGTATGGAGCGTCAGGTGCGCGAGCGCATGACCACCCAGGACGTCGAGGCCATCACGCCGAACACGCTCATCAACATCCGGCCCGTGACGGCCGCGATCAAGGAGTTCTTCGGCACCTCCCAGCTCAGCCAGTTCATGGACCAGAACAACCCGCTGGCGGGCCTGACCCACAAGCGCCGCCTGAGCGCCCTGGGCCCCGGCGGCCTGTCCCGTGAGCGCGCCTCCATGGAGGTCCGTGACGTCCACACCTCGCACTACGGGCGCATGTGCCCCATCGAGTCCCCCGAGGGCCCCAACATCGGCCTCATCGGCTCGCTGGCGACCTTCGGGCGCATCAACCCCTTCGGCTTCGTCGAGACCCCCTACCGCGTCGTCGTCGACGGCCGGGTCACCGATGAGACCCACTACCTGACGGCCGACGACGAGGACCGCCACGTCATCGCCCAGGCCAACGTCACCCTCACCGAGGACGGCCACTTCGCCGAGGACCACGTCCTGTGCCGCGTCACCGGCGGTGAGCCGGCCCTCGTGCCCTCCTCGCAGGTGGACCTCATGGACGTCTCCCCGCGCCAGATGGTGTCGGTGGGTACCTCCCTCATCCCCTTCCTCGAGCACGACGACGCCAACCGCGCCCTCATGGGCGCCAACATGCAGCGCCAGGCCGTGCCGCTCATCCGCCCCGACGCCCCGTTGGTGGGCACGGGCATGGAGCGGCGCACCGCCGTCGACGCCGGCGACGTCCTCGTGGCAGACAAGGCCGGTGTCGTCACCGAGGTCTGCGCGGACTTCGTGCGCGTGGCGAACGACGACGGCACCGAGAACGTCTACAAGGTCGCCAAGTTCCGCCGCTCCAACCAGGGCAACTGCTACAACCAGCGGGTCGTGGCCGCCGAGGGTGAGCGCGTCGAGGTCGGTTCGGTCCTGGCCGACGGCCCCGCCACCAACGAGGGAGATCTGGCCCTGGGCCAGAACCTCTTGGTCGCCTTCATGACCTGGGAGGGCCTCAACTACGAGGACGCCATCATCATCTCCCAGCGCGTGGTCGCCGAGGACATGCTCACCTCGATCCACATCGAGGAGCACGAGGTCGACGCCCGCGACACCAAGCTGGGCGCCGAGGAGATCACCCGCGACATCCCCAACGTTTCCGAGGAGACCCTGGCCAACCTCGACGAGCGCGGCATCATCCGTATCGGCGCCGAGGTCCGCAGCGGTGACATCCTCGTGGGCAAGGTGACCCCCAAGGGGGAGACCGAGCTGACCAGCGAGGAGCGCCTCCTGCGCGCCATCTTCGGTGAGAAGGCCCGCGAGGTCCGCGACACCTCCCTGCGCGTGCCCCACGGCGAGTACGGCATCGTTACCGGCGTGCGCGAGATCGACGCCGCCTCAGACGACGCCGAGCTGCCCGCGGGCGTCAACCGCATGGTGCGCGTCTACATCGCCCAGCGCCGCAAGATCACCGTGGGTGACAAGCTCTCCGGCCGTCACGGCAACAAGGGCGTCATCTCCAAGATCCTGCCCGTGGAGGACATGCCCTTCCTGGCCGACGGCACCCCGGTCGACGTCATCCTCAACCCGCTGGGCGTTCCCAGCCGTATGAACGTCGGTCAGGTCCTCGAGCTGCACCTGGGATGGGTCGCCTCCCGCGGCTGGGACGCCACCGCCGCCCACGAGGCCGGCGAGGCCTGGACCGCCAACCTCCCCGAGAACGGCATCAAGGCCGAGCCCCGCACGCCTGTGGCCACGCCCGTCTTCGACGGTGTGAGGGACAACGAGCTCATGGGCCTGCTGAACTCCACGCTGCCGACCTCCGACGGTCTGCAGCTGGTCGAGCCCAACGGTAAGGCGCGCCTGTTCGACGGCCGCTCCGGTGAGCCCTTCCCGTACCCCATCTCGGTGGGCTACATGTACATCCTCAAGCTCCACCACCTCGTGGATGACAAGATCCACGCCCGCTCCACGGGTCCGTACTCCATGATCACCCAGCAGCCGCTGGGTGGTAAGGCCCAGTTCGGTGGTCAGCGCTTCGGTGAGATGGAGGTGTGGGCCATGGAGGCGTACGGCGCCGCCCACGCACTCCAGGAGCTCCTCACCGTCAAGTCCGATGACGTCAACGGCCGTGTCAAGGTCTACGAGGCCATCGTCAAGGGCGAGGACATCCCCGAGCCCGGCATCCCCGAGTCCTTCAAGGTGCTCATGAAGGAGATGCAGTCGCTGTGCCTGAACGTCGAGGCCCTGGACGCCGAGGGCGTCGCCATCGCCCTGGACGACACCGACGACGACGGCTCGCGCGCCGCCGAGGAGCTCGGCTTCGACCTGGGCCGGCGTCCGGGCGGGGCCATGGCCTCCACGGTTGACGAGATCTGA
- the rplJ gene encoding 50S ribosomal protein L10, which yields MARPDKEAAVAALADKFRQADAVLLTEYRGLSVAQLKELRRSLAGNAEYTVVKNTLAAIAARQVGLEGFADDLTGPSALTFVTGEPVEAAKALRDFAKDNQQLVIKGGVMDGTVLSADGVDKLASLESREVLLAKTAGAVKASLSKAAYLFAAPASKAVRTVDALREKQETAA from the coding sequence ATGGCACGGCCTGACAAGGAAGCAGCCGTTGCTGCGCTGGCGGACAAGTTCCGCCAGGCTGACGCGGTCCTGCTGACTGAGTACCGGGGACTGAGCGTCGCCCAGCTCAAGGAGCTGCGTCGTTCCCTCGCCGGTAACGCCGAGTACACCGTGGTGAAGAACACGCTTGCTGCGATCGCTGCCCGCCAGGTCGGGCTCGAGGGCTTCGCCGACGACCTCACGGGCCCCTCCGCCCTGACGTTCGTCACCGGTGAGCCGGTCGAGGCCGCCAAGGCTCTGCGTGACTTCGCCAAGGACAACCAGCAGCTCGTCATCAAGGGCGGTGTCATGGACGGCACCGTGCTGTCCGCCGACGGCGTTGACAAGCTTGCCTCTCTCGAGTCCCGCGAGGTGCTGCTCGCCAAGACCGCGGGCGCCGTCAAGGCGTCCCTGTCCAAGGCTGCGTACCTCTTCGCCGCACCGGCCTCCAAGGCCGTGCGCACCGTCGACGCCCTGCGCGAGAAGCAGGAGACCGCGGCCTGA